The Xiphophorus hellerii strain 12219 chromosome 5, Xiphophorus_hellerii-4.1, whole genome shotgun sequence genome window below encodes:
- the frmpd1a gene encoding FERM and PDZ domain-containing protein 1 isoform X2, with protein MESQDRSRSPSRRTSRVEQVVGRWLRRSRDLGSRSHSLSRDRAAVDGKTGESGSSDQRNYPFRFNVQIQKDPDLNSHGLTLSSQIPILVQEVTTGGPADGRLVPGDQLVKINNVAVDDLTPEQAAEIIRECQDTLTMTVLRIMHGPKSSFITPEKRAKLRSNPVKVHFAEEVEVNGQSQGNSLLFLPNVLKVYLENGQTKAFKFETSTTVKDIVMTLKEKLSLNRIEHFSLVLEQQHNSSKLLLLHEEERIHQVVQKKEVHNYRCLFRVCFMPKDFKTLLQEDPTAFEYLYLQGVNDVLQERYAVEMRCNTALRLAALHIQERLVSCGLSPKANLKMITKTWGIENFVSSTLLRNMREKDLRKAIGFHMKKTQSQHDPKQKSLSVDQARINYLEELSDLKSFGGKSFGATLMLQDRESMVSLLVGARYGVSQVVNHKLSIMTTLTEFNSITRVELLPESDKVSLVKIYLQDIKPITLLLEAGAAKDISCLIAGYCRVFIDPNLNVFPWIDDKKHRVSAEEGYVSRCASDSEDSSDLDMEPLYSLTSQDDKPRTRVRSLSDSEGRKRKDRDRMRSKDCKEKGDAPVENKKPKQEKYLDTPRASASLGNGSQTEMKLDTVSILSLSDIRVSVTDTEMDKREDQEERESNESTFLLRKKSRKRRSFMETDYTSRVTYPETDIESESNLNSYRFLKNISTGPNDNPTLTLDPEPSGQTQNPSPTTSSLTHSEGEPAQLESKPILSKLCSHDPGFLSASEKNRNLSPPSRTRKQEMEMEPDAMESKSVTDLVKVVPPTITVVRCRVDPDGKESADRRGDGNEEGEDQEEMGEKTEEAEKENPAGLTGNGPLFLPDTVEEHGKEEKKETVFDLSSSLKRPLVGAEIPQGAIIMPNSFTEVNERLVTAHINKHVDKNFLSLISPPPPPPSPLLPQTPPALKPETELLIKEAEISKNIPTSINPTAVAPKEQSNNHCGSAKLLKQALISVNDEELIHESTESSNSDNVFDDEDDADASNSLSYTSGKKPKDRTVSANSCLGNYLTQGTTDETHIRAQLLLNLELQNRGHSVNADHILAIKSIRAKLGAATSIMSSLNSGTALKNTVTPKPKSDSTLMSSGPAESLGSPGIVMAKAATLNDLSKELPPPSRFILQTCSPSIMGRLSASTLRGKIQNLPLYLSRSQENLTQAGVGSSAPSPAGEASSDNACTTDSVPIITQTPDLETCIAPDSVESDDSDATLTGSELDGEFFVETTAAKRSPLASEKKEDSCQLPVQTEPKQHHQTLCSRPNDNTPGPITEPPASITSLFQRNTSGLNTNIPGPVTDAPELNIKVNSLQEDIPGYKGSSQSPIVVTTQNLNGPQLAFHGQSQKARTSSDRPLMGLCSPLEQTSDPSKVSSAGCRVFTICEDLSQTSTPADLVATTPLKSEFGCSSILASGCESVAEGIQVPLDACGCPTSYTDCFSGEDSFDDELTVYEFSCRSQNSGISQTSRAGLHLITSPPVPSFISASSTLSPSFPQTILFSSSTSELSPLLSPHSDTSESYLSETHKDTLTHLGQQHYPEPPKGFQVLRRDVDKLLSILEGSGGSDRSVAGLGGRHSRDTCPAHFTENKRVLQLEARRLMSSCQKVAGTGQSPEEMLRFLADSFRTLVELATVCLWFSGCERCDRRNTEAVAGLADVARSFRDFCLAAERASSKRSCQDLSTKLLAKQCTALTASVFCLTQLFRTLTAL; from the exons GTGGTCCTGCAGATGGCCGGCTCGTCCCTGGCGACCAGCTTGTGAAAATCAATAACGTGGCTGTCGATGACCTGACCCCAGAGCAAGCTGCTGAAATAATCAG ggAGTGTCAAGACACGCTGACCATGACTGTCCTCAGAATCATGCAT GGCCCGAAGTCGTCGTTCATCACACCTGAAAAGAGGGCCAAGCTCCGGTCCAACCCTGTCAAAGTCCACTTTGCAGAGGAGGTGGAGGTCAATGGACAGTCTCAG GGGAACTCGCTACTCTTCCTGCCCAACGTTTTGAAGGTGTATCTGGAGAACGGGCAGACTAAGGCTTTCAAGTTTGAGACCAGCACAACTGTCAAG GATATTGTGATGACACTAAAGGAAAAACTTTCACTGAACCGAATTGAACACTTTTCCTTGGTGCTCGAACAGCAGCACAACAgcagcaagctgctgctgctacatgaaGAGGAGAGGATACATCAG GTGGTCCAGAAGAAGGAAGTCCATAACTACAGGTGTTTGTTCCGTGTTTGTTTCATGCCCAAAGATTTcaagacgctgctgcaggaggaTCCCACTGCCTTTGAGTATCTTTACCTTCAG GGGGTGAACGATGTGCTCCAGGAACGCTACGCCGTTGAAATGCGGTGTAATACCGCCTTAAGACTTGCTGCGCTGCACATTCAGGAGAGGCTGGTGAGCTGCGGACTGTCCCCCAAAGCCAACCTGAAGATGATCAC GAAGACTTGGGGCATAGAAAATTTTGTGTCGTCCACCTTACTGAGGAACATGCGAGAAAAAGATCTGAGGAAGGCAATCGGCTTTCACATGAAGAAAACCCAGTCCCAGCATGATCCCAAGCAAAAGAGCCTGTCAGTAGATCAAGCACGGATCAACTATCTAGAGGAGCTGAGTGATCTGAAGTCCTTCGGGGGAAAGTCCTTTGGTGCCACCTTGATG CTTCAAGACAGGGAGTCAATGGTGAGCCTGCTGGTTGGCGCGCGCTATGGGGTGAGTCAGGTGGTCAACCACAAGCTGAGTATCATGACGACCCTTACAGAGTTCAACAGCATCACTCGCGTCGAGCTGCTACCGGAATCAGACAAAGTCAGCCTCGTCAAGATATACCTGCAGGACATCAAG CCCATCACATTACTATTGGAGGCTGGTGCAGCAAAAGATATATCTTGCCTTATAGCAGGCTACTGCCGTGTGTTTATTGACCCTAACCTCAACGTTTTCCCCTGGATAGATGACAAGAAACACAGAGTTTCTGCTGAAGAAG GTTATGTGTCAAGATGTGCAAGTGACTCAGAGGACTCTTCAGACTTGGATATGGAGCCGCTGTACAGCTTGACATCTCAAGATGACAAACCCCGCACTCGTGTTAGATCCCTGTCAGACTCTGAAGGAAGAAAGAGGAAGGACAGGGACCGGATGAGAAGCAAAGACTGCAAAGAGAAGGGAGACGCACCTGTGGAgaataaaaaaccaaaacaagaaaaatatcttGATACTCCAAGAGCGTCTGCTTCATTAGGAAACG GCAGTCAAACAGAAATGAAGCTGGACACCGTGAGCATTCTCAGCCTTAGTGATATCAGAGTCTCTGTAACGGACACAGAAATGGACAAACGGGAAGACCAAGAGGAAAGAGAAAGCAATGAGTCAACATTTCTCCTCCGGAAGAAGTCCAGAAAGCGGCGCTCTTTCATGGAAACTGATTACACCTCGAGAGTTACGTATCCAGAAACTGATATTGAATCGGAGTCCAATTTAAACTCTTACAGGTTTCTTAAAAACATTTCGACAGGCCCAAATGATAACCCAACACTTACTTTAGATCCAGAACCCTCGGGGCAAACCCAAAATCCCAGCCCTACCACCTCCTCGCTCACTCATTCTGAAGGAGAGCCAGCTCAGCTCGAGTCCAAACCCATTCTGTCAAAGCTTTGCTCACATGACCCAGGATTTCTGTCTGCTTCTGAAAAGAATAGGAATCTAAGCCCCCCCTCCAGAACCAGGAAGCAGGAAATGGAGATGGAACCAGATGCAATGGAATCCAAATCAGTCACAGATTTGGTAAAGGTGGTTCCTCCTACTATCACCGTCGTCCGCTGCCGGGTTGATCCAGATGGAAAAGAGAGCGCAGATCGGAGAGGTGACGGAAACGAGGAAGGGGAAGATCAGGAAGAGATGGgtgagaaaacagaagaagcagAGAAGGAAAACCCAGCAGGTTTGACAGGAAATGGACCACTTTTTTTGCCTGATACAGTTGAGGAGCAcgggaaagaagaaaagaaagagactgTGTTTGACTTATCATCCAGTTTAAAGAGACCCCTTGTGGGTGCTGAAATACCACAGGGTGCAATCATAATGCCTAATAGTTTTACAGAAGTGAATGAAAGGTTGGTCACTGCACATATaaacaaacatgttgataaGAATTTCCTTTCACTGATTtcaccacctcctcctccaccatCACCTCTTCTCCCTCAAACACCTCCTGCACTTAAACCAGAAACAGAGCTTTTGATAAAAGAGGCAGAAATCTCCAAAAACATACCAACATCAATTAATCCTACTGCTGTAGCTCCCAAAGAACAGAGTAATAACCACTGTGGCTctgctaaattattaaaacaggCTTTAATAAGTGTTAATGATGAAGAACTCATTCATGAATCTACAGAAAGCTCTAATTCAGACAACGTTTTTGACGATGAAGATGATGCAGATGCTAGTAATTCCCTAAGTTACACTTCGGGTAAGAAACCGAAAGACAGGACTGTAAGTGCAAACAGTTGCCTTGGTAATTATTTAACCCAGGGAACTACAGATGAAACACACATCAGAGCTCAGCTTCTTTTAAACCTTGAACTCCAAAATAGGGGCCATTCTGTCAATGCTGATCACATTCTCGCTATAAAGTCAATAAGGGCAAAACTGGGAGCTGCAACAAGCATCATGTCCTCTCTTAACTCAGGAACTGCACTGAAAAACACAGTTACACCAAAACCAAAAAGTGACTCCACCTTGATGAGTAGTGGACCTGCAGAGAGTTTAGGAAGTCCTGGCATTGTGATGGCAAAAGCTGCCACACTGAATGATCTCTCCAAAGAGCTTCCGCCCCCATCTCGTTTTATCTTACAGACGTGTTCACCGAGCATCATGGGCCGCTTATCTGCCTCAACGCTAAGGGGGAAGATTCAAAACTTGCCCCTTTATCTATCACGCTCCCAAGAAAATCTAACTCAAGCAGGGGTTGGGAGTTCTGCGCCGAGTCCAGCTGGGGAAGCTAGTAGTGACAATGCATGTACCACCGACAGCGTTCCCATCATCACACAAACCCCTGACTTAGAGACATGCATAGCACCTGACTCAGTCGAATCAGATGATTCCGATGCAACGCTGACTGGATCTGAATTGGATGGGGAGTTTTTTGtagaaacaacagcagcaaagagATCTCCTTTGGCgtctgagaaaaaagaagatagTTGTCAGCTGCCTGTACAGACTGAGCCCAAACAGCATCATCAAACTCTTTGTTCCAGACCTAATGACAACACACCAGGACCCATAACAGAGCCTCCTGCATCCATAACAAGCCTATTTCAAAGAAATACTTCTGGGCTTAACACCAACATTCCTGGACCTGTAACAGATGCCCCAGAACTAAACATAAAAGTCAACAGTCTACAGGAAGACATCCCAGGTTACAAAGGGAGCAGTCAGTCTCCAATAGTGGTGACCACCCAGAATCTGAATGGACCACAACTTGCTTTTCATGGTCAATCTCAAAAAGCAAGGACAAGCAGTGACAGACCTTTGATGGGTCTTTGTAGTCCCTTGGAGCAGACTTCAGACCCGTCAAAAGTATCTTCTGCCGGCTGCAGAGTGTTCACCATCTGTGAGGATTTGTCTCAGACAAGTACTCCAGCTGACCTGGTTGCCACTACACCCCTGAAATCGGAGTTTGGTTGCAGTTCTATACTTGCATCTGGGTGTGAGTCAGTAGCAGAGGGGATCCAGGTGCCCCTGGATGCCTGTGGCTGTCCAACATCATATACAGACTGCTTCAGTGGAGAAGACAGCTTTGATGATGAGCTCACAGTCTATGAGTTCTCCTGCCGCTCTCAGAACAGTGGCATTTCTCAAACTTCCAGAGCAGGTCTTCATCTGATTACATCTCCTCCTGTTCCCTCCTTTATCTCTGCCTCCTCCACCCTCTCCCCATCATTTCCTCAAACCatccttttctcctcctccacctctgaGCTCAGCCCTCTTCTCTCACCCCACTCAGACACCTCGGAATCCTACTTGTCTGAAACCCACAAGGACACTCTCACTCATCTGGGTCAGCAGCACTACCCAGAACCTCCCAAAGGCTTCCAAGTTCTTCGCAGAGATGTTGATAAGCTTCTATCAATTTTGGAAGGTAGCGGTGGCTCTGATCGTTCTGTGGCAGGGCTTGGAGGTCGTCATTCAAGGGACACATGCCCGGCACACTTCACAGAGAACAAACGGGTTCTCCAGTTAGAAGCACGGCGGCTCATGTCTAGTTGCCAGAAGGTAGCAGGGACTGGCCAGAGCCCAGAGGAAATGCTCCGGTTTTTAGCTGACAGTTTCCGAACCTTGGTGGAGCTGGCCACCGTCTGCCTTTGGTTCTCTGGTTGCGAAAGGTGCGATCGAAGAAACACAGAGGCAGTCGCAGGCCTGGCAGATGTTGCCCGCTCATTCAGGGACTTCTGCTTGGCGGCGGAGCGAGCCAGCAGCAAACGTAGTTGTCAAGACCTGAGCACCAAGCTGCTAGCCAAACAGTGCACAGCACTTACCGCCTCCGTCTTCTGCCTCACCCAGCTGTTTCGTACCCTCACTGCACTGTGA
- the frmpd1a gene encoding FERM and PDZ domain-containing protein 1 isoform X1, with amino-acid sequence MESQDRSRSPSRRTSRVEQVVGRWLRRSRDLGSRSHSLSRDRAAVDGKTGESGSSDQRNYPFRFNVQIQKDPDLNSHGLTLSSQIPILVQEVTTGGPADGRLVPGDQLVKINNVAVDDLTPEQAAEIIRECQDTLTMTVLRIMHGPKSSFITPEKRAKLRSNPVKVHFAEEVEVNGQSQGNSLLFLPNVLKVYLENGQTKAFKFETSTTVKDIVMTLKEKLSLNRIEHFSLVLEQQHNSSKLLLLHEEERIHQVVQKKEVHNYRCLFRVCFMPKDFKTLLQEDPTAFEYLYLQGVNDVLQERYAVEMRCNTALRLAALHIQERLVSCGLSPKANLKMITKTWGIENFVSSTLLRNMREKDLRKAIGFHMKKTQSQHDPKQKSLSVDQARINYLEELSDLKSFGGKSFGATLMLQDRESMVSLLVGARYGVSQVVNHKLSIMTTLTEFNSITRVELLPESDKVSLVKIYLQDIKPITLLLEAGAAKDISCLIAGYCRVFIDPNLNVFPWIDDKKHRVSAEEGYVSRCASDSEDSSDLDMEPLYSLTSQDDKPRTRVRSLSDSEGRKRKDRDRMRSKDCKEKGDAPVENKKPKQEKYLDTPRASASLGNGKEGKNENTLNRKRPGAKIQIQITGNDSGGHIVSPGTGEVEQPSVSEASDSCHTDSRVLTSPSSDSLDALEEDDLISCTSSSVQTQALSQAHVCVHSPFQLHLHSDGHVQPHLLAPPPPHSHPLIHLTVVSCAGESGERGDSRRSGDGADPKLLSSPSLSPKGQKRSGELCSADSSLCFAELSRLADLLPSPPEASEDDDVEDDELRRKGKLQSNTSVTLRKADEGGSVGEHPLSTSPSSPSSHKDFVFNFDQSDARCYYNLCSNITPDSARSLPGPQDPIIHKDEAKVGGSELIPILQPPPGFGDSSSDEEFFDARDRFTSPEDPTSGAVPRGSQTEMKLDTVSILSLSDIRVSVTDTEMDKREDQEERESNESTFLLRKKSRKRRSFMETDYTSRVTYPETDIESESNLNSYRFLKNISTGPNDNPTLTLDPEPSGQTQNPSPTTSSLTHSEGEPAQLESKPILSKLCSHDPGFLSASEKNRNLSPPSRTRKQEMEMEPDAMESKSVTDLVKVVPPTITVVRCRVDPDGKESADRRGDGNEEGEDQEEMGEKTEEAEKENPAGLTGNGPLFLPDTVEEHGKEEKKETVFDLSSSLKRPLVGAEIPQGAIIMPNSFTEVNERLVTAHINKHVDKNFLSLISPPPPPPSPLLPQTPPALKPETELLIKEAEISKNIPTSINPTAVAPKEQSNNHCGSAKLLKQALISVNDEELIHESTESSNSDNVFDDEDDADASNSLSYTSGKKPKDRTVSANSCLGNYLTQGTTDETHIRAQLLLNLELQNRGHSVNADHILAIKSIRAKLGAATSIMSSLNSGTALKNTVTPKPKSDSTLMSSGPAESLGSPGIVMAKAATLNDLSKELPPPSRFILQTCSPSIMGRLSASTLRGKIQNLPLYLSRSQENLTQAGVGSSAPSPAGEASSDNACTTDSVPIITQTPDLETCIAPDSVESDDSDATLTGSELDGEFFVETTAAKRSPLASEKKEDSCQLPVQTEPKQHHQTLCSRPNDNTPGPITEPPASITSLFQRNTSGLNTNIPGPVTDAPELNIKVNSLQEDIPGYKGSSQSPIVVTTQNLNGPQLAFHGQSQKARTSSDRPLMGLCSPLEQTSDPSKVSSAGCRVFTICEDLSQTSTPADLVATTPLKSEFGCSSILASGCESVAEGIQVPLDACGCPTSYTDCFSGEDSFDDELTVYEFSCRSQNSGISQTSRAGLHLITSPPVPSFISASSTLSPSFPQTILFSSSTSELSPLLSPHSDTSESYLSETHKDTLTHLGQQHYPEPPKGFQVLRRDVDKLLSILEGSGGSDRSVAGLGGRHSRDTCPAHFTENKRVLQLEARRLMSSCQKVAGTGQSPEEMLRFLADSFRTLVELATVCLWFSGCERCDRRNTEAVAGLADVARSFRDFCLAAERASSKRSCQDLSTKLLAKQCTALTASVFCLTQLFRTLTAL; translated from the exons GTGGTCCTGCAGATGGCCGGCTCGTCCCTGGCGACCAGCTTGTGAAAATCAATAACGTGGCTGTCGATGACCTGACCCCAGAGCAAGCTGCTGAAATAATCAG ggAGTGTCAAGACACGCTGACCATGACTGTCCTCAGAATCATGCAT GGCCCGAAGTCGTCGTTCATCACACCTGAAAAGAGGGCCAAGCTCCGGTCCAACCCTGTCAAAGTCCACTTTGCAGAGGAGGTGGAGGTCAATGGACAGTCTCAG GGGAACTCGCTACTCTTCCTGCCCAACGTTTTGAAGGTGTATCTGGAGAACGGGCAGACTAAGGCTTTCAAGTTTGAGACCAGCACAACTGTCAAG GATATTGTGATGACACTAAAGGAAAAACTTTCACTGAACCGAATTGAACACTTTTCCTTGGTGCTCGAACAGCAGCACAACAgcagcaagctgctgctgctacatgaaGAGGAGAGGATACATCAG GTGGTCCAGAAGAAGGAAGTCCATAACTACAGGTGTTTGTTCCGTGTTTGTTTCATGCCCAAAGATTTcaagacgctgctgcaggaggaTCCCACTGCCTTTGAGTATCTTTACCTTCAG GGGGTGAACGATGTGCTCCAGGAACGCTACGCCGTTGAAATGCGGTGTAATACCGCCTTAAGACTTGCTGCGCTGCACATTCAGGAGAGGCTGGTGAGCTGCGGACTGTCCCCCAAAGCCAACCTGAAGATGATCAC GAAGACTTGGGGCATAGAAAATTTTGTGTCGTCCACCTTACTGAGGAACATGCGAGAAAAAGATCTGAGGAAGGCAATCGGCTTTCACATGAAGAAAACCCAGTCCCAGCATGATCCCAAGCAAAAGAGCCTGTCAGTAGATCAAGCACGGATCAACTATCTAGAGGAGCTGAGTGATCTGAAGTCCTTCGGGGGAAAGTCCTTTGGTGCCACCTTGATG CTTCAAGACAGGGAGTCAATGGTGAGCCTGCTGGTTGGCGCGCGCTATGGGGTGAGTCAGGTGGTCAACCACAAGCTGAGTATCATGACGACCCTTACAGAGTTCAACAGCATCACTCGCGTCGAGCTGCTACCGGAATCAGACAAAGTCAGCCTCGTCAAGATATACCTGCAGGACATCAAG CCCATCACATTACTATTGGAGGCTGGTGCAGCAAAAGATATATCTTGCCTTATAGCAGGCTACTGCCGTGTGTTTATTGACCCTAACCTCAACGTTTTCCCCTGGATAGATGACAAGAAACACAGAGTTTCTGCTGAAGAAG GTTATGTGTCAAGATGTGCAAGTGACTCAGAGGACTCTTCAGACTTGGATATGGAGCCGCTGTACAGCTTGACATCTCAAGATGACAAACCCCGCACTCGTGTTAGATCCCTGTCAGACTCTGAAGGAAGAAAGAGGAAGGACAGGGACCGGATGAGAAGCAAAGACTGCAAAGAGAAGGGAGACGCACCTGTGGAgaataaaaaaccaaaacaagaaaaatatcttGATACTCCAAGAGCGTCTGCTTCATTAGGAAACGGTAAAGAGGGAAAGAATGAGAACACATTGAACAGAAAGAGGCCTGGTGCAAAAATACAGATTCAAATAACGGGCAATGATTCAGGGGGTCATATAGTAAGCCCTGGAACTGGAGAGGTAGAGCAGCCGTCTGTATCAGAAGCATCAGACTCATGTCACACTGACTCTCGTGTCCTCACCAGTCCCTCCAGTGACTCTCTTGATGCTCTGGAGGAAGACGATTTAATTTCGTGCACCTCCTCTTCTGTCCAGACTCAAGCTCTCTCACAAGCTCATGTCTGCGTCCACTCCCCTTTTCAGCTTCACCTCCACTCTGACGGACATGTTCAGCCTCACCTCCTCGCTCCTCCACCACCTCACTCTCATCCCCTCATTCACCTCACAGTTGTTAGCTGTGCCGGAGAATCAGGAGAAAGAGGAGACAGCAGGAGATCTGGTGATGGAGCTGATCCCAAACTTCTGTCCTCCCCATCCCTCAGCCCCAAAGGTCAAAAACGTTCAGGTGAACTCTGCTCAGCAGACAGCTCGCTGTGTTTCGCTGAGCTCTCCCGTCTTGCAGATCTCCTGCCGAGTCCTCCTGAGGCTAGCGAGGATGATGATGTCGAAGATGACGAGCTGAGGCGGAAGGGAAAGTTACAGAGCAATACAAGTGTGACACTGAGAAAGGCAGATGAAGGTGGAAGTGTTGGAGAGCATCCTCTCTCCACTTCTCCGTCATCCCCGTCTTCCCACAAAgactttgtttttaactttgacCAAAGCGATGCTCGCTGCTACTACAACCTATGCTCCAACATCACCCCTGACAGCGCTCGCAGCCTTCCAGGCCCTCAGGATCCTATCATCCATAAGGATGAAGCGAAGGTTGGTGGATCTGAGCTAATTCCCATCCTCCAGCCGCCCCCTGGATTCGGGGACAGCAGCTCAGATGAGGAGTTTTTTGATGCAAGAGATCGCTTCACCTCACCTGAAGATCCCACGTCAGGTGCCGTCCCGAGAG GCAGTCAAACAGAAATGAAGCTGGACACCGTGAGCATTCTCAGCCTTAGTGATATCAGAGTCTCTGTAACGGACACAGAAATGGACAAACGGGAAGACCAAGAGGAAAGAGAAAGCAATGAGTCAACATTTCTCCTCCGGAAGAAGTCCAGAAAGCGGCGCTCTTTCATGGAAACTGATTACACCTCGAGAGTTACGTATCCAGAAACTGATATTGAATCGGAGTCCAATTTAAACTCTTACAGGTTTCTTAAAAACATTTCGACAGGCCCAAATGATAACCCAACACTTACTTTAGATCCAGAACCCTCGGGGCAAACCCAAAATCCCAGCCCTACCACCTCCTCGCTCACTCATTCTGAAGGAGAGCCAGCTCAGCTCGAGTCCAAACCCATTCTGTCAAAGCTTTGCTCACATGACCCAGGATTTCTGTCTGCTTCTGAAAAGAATAGGAATCTAAGCCCCCCCTCCAGAACCAGGAAGCAGGAAATGGAGATGGAACCAGATGCAATGGAATCCAAATCAGTCACAGATTTGGTAAAGGTGGTTCCTCCTACTATCACCGTCGTCCGCTGCCGGGTTGATCCAGATGGAAAAGAGAGCGCAGATCGGAGAGGTGACGGAAACGAGGAAGGGGAAGATCAGGAAGAGATGGgtgagaaaacagaagaagcagAGAAGGAAAACCCAGCAGGTTTGACAGGAAATGGACCACTTTTTTTGCCTGATACAGTTGAGGAGCAcgggaaagaagaaaagaaagagactgTGTTTGACTTATCATCCAGTTTAAAGAGACCCCTTGTGGGTGCTGAAATACCACAGGGTGCAATCATAATGCCTAATAGTTTTACAGAAGTGAATGAAAGGTTGGTCACTGCACATATaaacaaacatgttgataaGAATTTCCTTTCACTGATTtcaccacctcctcctccaccatCACCTCTTCTCCCTCAAACACCTCCTGCACTTAAACCAGAAACAGAGCTTTTGATAAAAGAGGCAGAAATCTCCAAAAACATACCAACATCAATTAATCCTACTGCTGTAGCTCCCAAAGAACAGAGTAATAACCACTGTGGCTctgctaaattattaaaacaggCTTTAATAAGTGTTAATGATGAAGAACTCATTCATGAATCTACAGAAAGCTCTAATTCAGACAACGTTTTTGACGATGAAGATGATGCAGATGCTAGTAATTCCCTAAGTTACACTTCGGGTAAGAAACCGAAAGACAGGACTGTAAGTGCAAACAGTTGCCTTGGTAATTATTTAACCCAGGGAACTACAGATGAAACACACATCAGAGCTCAGCTTCTTTTAAACCTTGAACTCCAAAATAGGGGCCATTCTGTCAATGCTGATCACATTCTCGCTATAAAGTCAATAAGGGCAAAACTGGGAGCTGCAACAAGCATCATGTCCTCTCTTAACTCAGGAACTGCACTGAAAAACACAGTTACACCAAAACCAAAAAGTGACTCCACCTTGATGAGTAGTGGACCTGCAGAGAGTTTAGGAAGTCCTGGCATTGTGATGGCAAAAGCTGCCACACTGAATGATCTCTCCAAAGAGCTTCCGCCCCCATCTCGTTTTATCTTACAGACGTGTTCACCGAGCATCATGGGCCGCTTATCTGCCTCAACGCTAAGGGGGAAGATTCAAAACTTGCCCCTTTATCTATCACGCTCCCAAGAAAATCTAACTCAAGCAGGGGTTGGGAGTTCTGCGCCGAGTCCAGCTGGGGAAGCTAGTAGTGACAATGCATGTACCACCGACAGCGTTCCCATCATCACACAAACCCCTGACTTAGAGACATGCATAGCACCTGACTCAGTCGAATCAGATGATTCCGATGCAACGCTGACTGGATCTGAATTGGATGGGGAGTTTTTTGtagaaacaacagcagcaaagagATCTCCTTTGGCgtctgagaaaaaagaagatagTTGTCAGCTGCCTGTACAGACTGAGCCCAAACAGCATCATCAAACTCTTTGTTCCAGACCTAATGACAACACACCAGGACCCATAACAGAGCCTCCTGCATCCATAACAAGCCTATTTCAAAGAAATACTTCTGGGCTTAACACCAACATTCCTGGACCTGTAACAGATGCCCCAGAACTAAACATAAAAGTCAACAGTCTACAGGAAGACATCCCAGGTTACAAAGGGAGCAGTCAGTCTCCAATAGTGGTGACCACCCAGAATCTGAATGGACCACAACTTGCTTTTCATGGTCAATCTCAAAAAGCAAGGACAAGCAGTGACAGACCTTTGATGGGTCTTTGTAGTCCCTTGGAGCAGACTTCAGACCCGTCAAAAGTATCTTCTGCCGGCTGCAGAGTGTTCACCATCTGTGAGGATTTGTCTCAGACAAGTACTCCAGCTGACCTGGTTGCCACTACACCCCTGAAATCGGAGTTTGGTTGCAGTTCTATACTTGCATCTGGGTGTGAGTCAGTAGCAGAGGGGATCCAGGTGCCCCTGGATGCCTGTGGCTGTCCAACATCATATACAGACTGCTTCAGTGGAGAAGACAGCTTTGATGATGAGCTCACAGTCTATGAGTTCTCCTGCCGCTCTCAGAACAGTGGCATTTCTCAAACTTCCAGAGCAGGTCTTCATCTGATTACATCTCCTCCTGTTCCCTCCTTTATCTCTGCCTCCTCCACCCTCTCCCCATCATTTCCTCAAACCatccttttctcctcctccacctctgaGCTCAGCCCTCTTCTCTCACCCCACTCAGACACCTCGGAATCCTACTTGTCTGAAACCCACAAGGACACTCTCACTCATCTGGGTCAGCAGCACTACCCAGAACCTCCCAAAGGCTTCCAAGTTCTTCGCAGAGATGTTGATAAGCTTCTATCAATTTTGGAAGGTAGCGGTGGCTCTGATCGTTCTGTGGCAGGGCTTGGAGGTCGTCATTCAAGGGACACATGCCCGGCACACTTCACAGAGAACAAACGGGTTCTCCAGTTAGAAGCACGGCGGCTCATGTCTAGTTGCCAGAAGGTAGCAGGGACTGGCCAGAGCCCAGAGGAAATGCTCCGGTTTTTAGCTGACAGTTTCCGAACCTTGGTGGAGCTGGCCACCGTCTGCCTTTGGTTCTCTGGTTGCGAAAGGTGCGATCGAAGAAACACAGAGGCAGTCGCAGGCCTGGCAGATGTTGCCCGCTCATTCAGGGACTTCTGCTTGGCGGCGGAGCGAGCCAGCAGCAAACGTAGTTGTCAAGACCTGAGCACCAAGCTGCTAGCCAAACAGTGCACAGCACTTACCGCCTCCGTCTTCTGCCTCACCCAGCTGTTTCGTACCCTCACTGCACTGTGA